One part of the Symphalangus syndactylus isolate Jambi chromosome 1, NHGRI_mSymSyn1-v2.1_pri, whole genome shotgun sequence genome encodes these proteins:
- the TTC9C gene encoding tetratricopeptide repeat protein 9C isoform X3 produces MARSRLTETSVSQVQVILLPHPSRVAGITACLLQMEPVNYERVREYSQKVLERQPDNAKALYRAGVAFFHLQDYDQARHYLLAAVNRQPKDANIRRYLQLTQSELSSYHRKEKQLYLGMFD; encoded by the exons atggcacgatctcggctcaccgaaacctccgtctcccaggtccaagtgattctcctgcctcacccctcccgagtagctgggattacag CCTGTCTCCTTCAGATGGAGCCCGTGAACTACGAACGAGTGAGAGAATATAGTCAGAAAGTCCTGGAACGACAACCTGATAATGCCAAGGCCTTGTATCGGGCCGGAGTGGCCTTTTTCCATCTGCAGGACTATGACCAGGCCCGCCACTACCTCCTGGCTGCCGTGAATAGGCAGCCTAAAG ATGCCAACATCCGGCGGTACCTCCAGCTGACACAGTCAGAACTCAGCAGCTACCATAGAAAAGAGAAGCAGCTCTACCTGGGCATGTTTgattaa
- the TTC9C gene encoding tetratricopeptide repeat protein 9C isoform X1 encodes MPCPSHHPYFRLTSNCCGVFGVASLFSLLSVLAAVTTKKVRRECVATFPQEPWATVMEKRLHEAQLYKEEGNQRYREGKYRDAVSRYHRALLQLRGLDPSLPSPLPNLGPQGPALTPEQENILHTTQTDCYNNLAACLLQMEPVNYERVREYSQKVLERQPDNAKALYRAGVAFFHLQDYDQARHYLLAAVNRQPKDANIRRYLQLTQSELSSYHRKEKQLYLGMFD; translated from the exons ATGCCATGCCCTTCCCACCACCCTTACTTCCGTCTGACTTCCAATTGCTGTGGCGTCTTTGGGGTTGCTAGCCTCTTTTCCTTACTGTCTGTGCTTGCAGCAGTAACGACAAAAAAAGTCAGAAGAGAATGCGTTGCAACAT TTCCGCAAGAACCGTGGGCGACAGTTATGGAGAAGCGTCTGCATGAGGCTCAGCTGTACAAGGAGGAAGGGAACCAGCGCTACCGGGAAGGGAAGTACCGAGATGCTGTGAGTAGGTACCATCGAGCTCTGCTTCAGCTGCGGGGTCTGGATCCGAGTCTGCCCTCTCCGTTACCTAATCTCGGACCTCAGGGCCCGGCCCTCACGCCTGAACAAGAAAACATACTGCATACCACCCAGACAGACTGCTATAACAATCTAGCTG CCTGTCTCCTTCAGATGGAGCCCGTGAACTACGAACGAGTGAGAGAATATAGTCAGAAAGTCCTGGAACGACAACCTGATAATGCCAAGGCCTTGTATCGGGCCGGAGTGGCCTTTTTCCATCTGCAGGACTATGACCAGGCCCGCCACTACCTCCTGGCTGCCGTGAATAGGCAGCCTAAAG ATGCCAACATCCGGCGGTACCTCCAGCTGACACAGTCAGAACTCAGCAGCTACCATAGAAAAGAGAAGCAGCTCTACCTGGGCATGTTTgattaa
- the HNRNPUL2 gene encoding heterogeneous nuclear ribonucleoprotein U-like protein 2: MEVKRLKVTELRSELQRRGLDSRGLKVDLAQRLQEALDAEMLEDEAGGGGAGPGGACKAEPRPVAASGGGPGGDEEEDEEEEEEDEEALLEDEDEEPPPAQALGQAAQPPPEPPEAAAMEAAAEPDASEKPAEATAGSGGVNGGEEEGPGKGEEDEPEERSGDETPGSEVPGDKAAEEQGDDQDSEKSKPAGSDGERRGVKRQRDEKDEHGRAYYEFREEAYHSRSKSPLPPEEEAKDEEEDQTLVNLDTYTSDLHFQVSKDRYGGQPLFSEKFPTLWSGARSTYGVTKGKVCFEAKVTQNLPMKEGCTEVSLLRVGWSVDFSRPQLGEDEFSYGFDGRGLKAENGQFEEFGQTFGENDVIGCFANFETEEVELSFSKNGEDLGVAFWINKESLADRALLPHVLCKNCVVELNFGQKEEPFFPPPEEFVFIHAVPVEERVRTAVPPKTIEECEVILMVGLPGSGKTQWALKYARENPEKRYNVLGAETVLNQMRMKGLEEPEMDPKSRDLLVQQASQCLSKLVQIASRTKRNFILDQCNVYNSGQRRKLLLFKTFSRKVVVVVPNEEDWKKRLELRKEVEGDDVPESIMLEMKANFSLPEKCDYMDEVTYGELEKEEAQPIVTKYKEEARKLLPPSEKRTNRRNNRNKRNRQNRSRGQGYVGGQRRGYDNRAYGQQYWGQPGNRGGYRNFYDRYRGDYDRFYGRDYEYNRYRDYYRQYNRDWQSYYYHHPQDRDRYYRNYYGYQGYR; encoded by the exons atGGAGGTGAAGCGGCTGAAAGTGACCGAGCTGCGGTCGGAGCTGCAGCGGCGGGGCCTGGACTCGCGCGGCCTCAAGGTGGATCTGGCGCAGCGGCTGCAGGAGGCGCTGGACGCCGAGATGCTCGAGGACGAGGCCGGCGGCGGCGGGGCCGGGCCCGGCGGGGCCTGCAAGGCGGAGCCTCGGCCTGTGGCCGCGTCGGGCGGCGGCCCGGGCGGGGACGAGGAGGAGgacgaagaggaggaggaggaggacgaggaggcgCTGCTTGAGGACGAGGACGAGGAGCCACCCCCTGCTCAGGCCTTGGGTCAGGCCGCGCAGCCGCCGCCAGAGCCCCCGGAGGCGGCAGCCATGGAGGCCGCAGCCGAGCCAGATGCTTCCGAGAAGCCGGCGGAGGCCACGGCCGGGTCAGGCGGGGTAAATGGTGGCGAAGAAGAGGGCCCTGGCAAGGGGGAGGAAGACGAACCCGAGGAGCGGAGCGGGGACGAGACGCCTGGATCCGAGGTGCCGGGTGACAAGGCCGCCGAGGAACAGG GAGATGACCAAGATAGTGAAAAGTCAAAACCAGCAGGCTCAGATGGTGAGCGGCGGGGGGTAAAGAGACAGCGGGATGAGAAGGATGAACATGGCCGAGCTTACTATGAATTCCGAGAGGAGGCTTACCACAGCCG CTCAAAGTCTCCACTGCCTCCTGAAGAAGAGGCaaaagatgaggaggaggatCAAACTCTTGTGAACCTGGACACGT ATACCTCGGATCTGCATTTTCAAGTGAGCAAAGACCGCTATGGAGGGCAGCCACTTTTCTCAGAGAAGTTCCCCACCCTTTGGTCTGGAGCAAGGAGTACTTACGGAGTGACAAAGGGAAAAGTTTGCTTTGAGGCAAAG GTAACCCAGAATCTCCCAATGAAAGAAGGCTGCACAGAGGTCTCTCTCCTTCGAGTTGGGTGGTCTGTTGATTTTTCCCGTCCACAGCTTG GTGAAGATGAATTCTCATACGGTTTCGATGGACGAGGACTCAAGGCAGAAAATGGACAATTTGAGGAATTTGGCCAGACTTTTGGGGAGAATGATGTTATTGGCTGCTTTGCT AATTTTGAGACTGAAGAAGTAGAACTTTCCTTCTCCAAGAATGGAGAAGACCTAGGTGTGGCATTCTGGATCAACAAGGAATCCCTGGCAGACCGGGCCCTTCTACCCCATGTCCTCTGCAAAAATTGTGTTGTAGAATTAAACTTTGGTCAGAAGGAGGAGCCCTTCTTCCCACCACCAGAAGAGTTTGTGTTCATTCATGCTGTGCCTGTTGAGGAGCGTGTACGCACTGCAGTCCCTCCCAAGACCATAGAGGAATGTGAG GTAATTCTGATGGTGGGACTACCCGGATCTGGAAAGACCCAGTGGGCACTGAAATACGCAAGAGAAAACCCTGAGAAAAGATACAATGTCCTGGGAGCTGAGACTGTGCTCAATCAAATGAGG ATGAAGGGGCTCGAGGAGCCAGAGATGGACCCCAAAAGCCGAGACCTTTTAGTTCAGCAAGCCTCCCAGTGCCTTAGTAAACTGGTCCAGATTGCTTCCCGGACAAAGAGGAACTTTATTCTTGATCAG TGTAACGTGTACAATTCTGGCCAACGGCGGAAGCTATTGCTGTTCAAGACCTTCTCTCGGAAAGTGGTGGTGGTTGTCCCTAATGAGGAAGATTGGAAGAAGAGGCTGGAGTTGAGGAAGGAAGTAGAGGGAGATGATGTGCCTGAATCTATAATGCTGGAGATGAAAG CCAACTTCTCTTTGCCTGAAAAATGCGACTATATGGATGAGGTGACATATGGggagctggagaaggaggaagctCAGCCCATTGTCACTAAATACAAGGAGGAGGCAAGGAAGCTTCTGCCCCCCTCCGAGAAGCGGACAAATCGCCGAAACAACCGAAACAAGCGTAACCGGCAGAACCGAAGCCGGGGCCAAGGCTATG TGGGCGGGCAGCGCCGAGGCTACGACAACCGGGCCTACGGGCAGCAGTACTGGGGGCAGCCTGGAAACAGAGGG gGTTACCGTAATTTCTATGATCGATACAGGGGAGACTATGATCGATTTTACGGGCGAGATTATGAGTACAACAGATACAGAGACTATTACAGACAATACAATCGGGAT TGGCAGAGTTACTACTACCACCACCCCCAGGACAGAGACCGATACTACAGGAATTACTACGGTTACCAAGGGTATCGGTGA
- the TTC9C gene encoding tetratricopeptide repeat protein 9C isoform X2: MEKRLHEAQLYKEEGNQRYREGKYRDAVSRYHRALLQLRGLDPSLPSPLPNLGPQGPALTPEQENILHTTQTDCYNNLAACLLQMEPVNYERVREYSQKVLERQPDNAKALYRAGVAFFHLQDYDQARHYLLAAVNRQPKDANIRRYLQLTQSELSSYHRKEKQLYLGMFD; this comes from the exons ATGGAGAAGCGTCTGCATGAGGCTCAGCTGTACAAGGAGGAAGGGAACCAGCGCTACCGGGAAGGGAAGTACCGAGATGCTGTGAGTAGGTACCATCGAGCTCTGCTTCAGCTGCGGGGTCTGGATCCGAGTCTGCCCTCTCCGTTACCTAATCTCGGACCTCAGGGCCCGGCCCTCACGCCTGAACAAGAAAACATACTGCATACCACCCAGACAGACTGCTATAACAATCTAGCTG CCTGTCTCCTTCAGATGGAGCCCGTGAACTACGAACGAGTGAGAGAATATAGTCAGAAAGTCCTGGAACGACAACCTGATAATGCCAAGGCCTTGTATCGGGCCGGAGTGGCCTTTTTCCATCTGCAGGACTATGACCAGGCCCGCCACTACCTCCTGGCTGCCGTGAATAGGCAGCCTAAAG ATGCCAACATCCGGCGGTACCTCCAGCTGACACAGTCAGAACTCAGCAGCTACCATAGAAAAGAGAAGCAGCTCTACCTGGGCATGTTTgattaa